The region CTTGCCTAATTGGTGATTCAACATTGCTTGAAGTCAACTGAGCTTGTGCACGCGCTCGACCCGATCCATGAGTGGTTTGACCACCAAGGCTGGACACCACTGCCCTTTCAACAGGTCACCTGGGAGGCCTACCTCGAGGGTCGCAGCGGCCTGATCCAGGTGCCCACAGGATCCGGCAAGACCTTCGCTGCGGTGATGGGACCAATCGCCCGGATTCTGGCGGACGAGAGCACGACCAAAGGAATTCGGTTGCTGTATCTCACCCCGCTCAGGGCTCTGAGCCGTGATCTCGCCCTTGCTATCCGCGAACCGATCGAGGCGATGCAATGGCCCCTGCGCGTGGGCATCCGCAATGGCGACAGCAGCAGCAGTGAACGAGCAAAACAACTGAAATCGCCGCCACAGATTCTGGTGACCACACCGGAATCCCTGACGCTGCTGCTCAGCAACTCGAAGGCGGAGGAGCTGTTCAGTGGTCTGGACACGGTGGTGCTGGATGAATGGCACGAGTTGATGGGCAGCAAGCGCGGAAGCCAGACGGAGCTTTGCCTCAGCTGGTTGCGGCAACAACGGCCCCAACTGCAGACCTGGGCCATCAGCGCCACCATCGGCAACCTGGAACAGGCAGCACGTCATGCCCTTGGCACGGAGGGCGACCCACTCATCGTGGGGGGCGCCCCTGCCCGCAGCACCGACATCAACAGCATCCTTCCGGAGACGGTTGACGGCTTTCCCTGGGCCGGGCACCTGGGGCTACGGATGTACGAAGAGCTGGTGGCGCGGCTCAATCCAGGGGTCAGCACGCTGCTGTTCACCAACACCCGCAACCAGTCGGAGCGATGGCACCAATGCCTTCGCTTCGCCTGCCCGGAGATGGAGGACGCCCTGGCCCTGCATCACAGCGCCATTGACCGCAGTGAACGGGAGGCGATTGAAGCGGCCGTGAAGGCCGGCGGCATCCGTTGGGTGGTGTGCACCAGCTCGTTGGATCTTGGCGTTGATTTCCAACCGGTGGAACAGGTGGTGCAGATCGGCAGCCCCAAGAACCTGGCGCGGCTGTTGCAGCGAGCTGGCCGTTCGGCCCACTTGCCGGGCGGCACCTCACAGGTGCTGTTCATGCCCACCAATGCCCTCGAACTGCTGGAACTGAGTGCCGTGCGGCGCGGCCTCGACGAAGGGCTGGTGGAACAGCGCAAGCCACCACATGCACCGTTGGATGTGCTGCTGCAACACCTCACCAGCCTCGCCTGCGGGCCTGGATTTGATCCCGATCACACACTGCAGTCGATTCGCCAGTGCGCCGCTTACTGCGATCTGACGCAACAAGACTGGGACTGGTGCCTGCTGTTTCTGGAACAGGGCGGCGAATGCCTGACGGCCTATCCCCGCTACCGAAAACTGGAATGGGACCAGGAAACGGGCCGATATCGCATCCGCGAAAAGGCGATTGCCCGATTGCATCGGCTCAACATCGGCACGATCACGGCGGCTCCGGCGATCACGGTGCGTTTTGTGCGTGGAGCCGTTCTGGGTCACGTGGAGGAAACGTTCATCAGTCAGCTCAAGCCGAAGGATGTGTTCTTCTTTTCCGGCCGGCAGCTGGAGTTTGTACGGCTGAGAGACATGACCGCATACGTCAAGGTGAGCAACCGCAAGACCCGTACGGTGCCGGCCTGGGCCGGCGGTCAGATGGCGCTGTCTGACCTCCTGACGCATCACCTCCGCCTGGAGGTGGACCGGGCCAGCCGCGGCGAGCTCGACACACTGGAACTGAAGGCACTTGAGCCCCTGTTCGAACGCCAGCAGGATCTCTCCGTGCTGCCAAGGATCGGTCAGCTGTTGATCGAAACCTGCTCCACACGGGAGGGCACACACCTCTACGCCTACCCCTTTGAGGGTCGGTTCGTGCATGAGGGAAT is a window of Synechococcus sp. A15-24 DNA encoding:
- a CDS encoding ligase-associated DNA damage response DEXH box helicase gives rise to the protein MHALDPIHEWFDHQGWTPLPFQQVTWEAYLEGRSGLIQVPTGSGKTFAAVMGPIARILADESTTKGIRLLYLTPLRALSRDLALAIREPIEAMQWPLRVGIRNGDSSSSERAKQLKSPPQILVTTPESLTLLLSNSKAEELFSGLDTVVLDEWHELMGSKRGSQTELCLSWLRQQRPQLQTWAISATIGNLEQAARHALGTEGDPLIVGGAPARSTDINSILPETVDGFPWAGHLGLRMYEELVARLNPGVSTLLFTNTRNQSERWHQCLRFACPEMEDALALHHSAIDRSEREAIEAAVKAGGIRWVVCTSSLDLGVDFQPVEQVVQIGSPKNLARLLQRAGRSAHLPGGTSQVLFMPTNALELLELSAVRRGLDEGLVEQRKPPHAPLDVLLQHLTSLACGPGFDPDHTLQSIRQCAAYCDLTQQDWDWCLLFLEQGGECLTAYPRYRKLEWDQETGRYRIREKAIARLHRLNIGTITAAPAITVRFVRGAVLGHVEETFISQLKPKDVFFFSGRQLEFVRLRDMTAYVKVSNRKTRTVPAWAGGQMALSDLLTHHLRLEVDRASRGELDTLELKALEPLFERQQDLSVLPRIGQLLIETCSTREGTHLYAYPFEGRFVHEGIGFLWASRLTRLERGTITVSVNDYGFELLAPKGYPMAELLEDHSELLLDRQNLKRDLQNALNLSELQRRRFRAIAQIAGLMNRGFPGSSKSTGQLQISASLLFDVFSRHEPENRLLRQAQREVLEEQLELPRLEAALERAASQEWLHVSTPRPGPLAFPLLVERLNNRMSNESVLERVQRMRDEALRREH